One window of the Pseudomonadota bacterium genome contains the following:
- a CDS encoding tetratricopeptide repeat protein yields MLKNVVFCYSAQIMEYDRPTEIYKIDPDKGPGRRILGMRRGAFIAIAAGLALIAAIVFIRQSFMGDTREEAASQARDKVRRRDISALIEAAMQNPNSAGARYDLAKALADAGRHEEAIEEYKKALNLDRKFERAHMGMGLSYEELGLFDDAIKAYREALRTNSGNAEAQYRMGVSLANLGRDKEAISYFARAITMDPTYAGRPSAPETAARGTPESRPGDTGEAAAPEAGPEAPPPEAETEGEEETAPPVTGRLEDEFAMPKDVMDQFGESILYSSDSAAVNIGLGTLFNSLGQYPMAIQSFAKAVELEPANAAAHLGLGLAHLGAGDRPAAVAQYNILTALDPASAAKLLDALNK; encoded by the coding sequence TTGTTAAAGAACGTTGTCTTCTGCTATTCTGCACAGATCATGGAGTACGACAGGCCGACCGAGATCTACAAAATCGACCCGGACAAAGGCCCTGGCCGCAGGATACTGGGCATGCGCAGGGGCGCATTCATCGCCATTGCGGCCGGCCTGGCCCTCATCGCCGCCATCGTCTTCATAAGGCAGAGCTTCATGGGGGACACCCGCGAGGAAGCGGCCTCTCAGGCCAGGGACAAGGTGCGCCGGAGGGACATCTCCGCGCTCATCGAAGCGGCGATGCAGAACCCGAACTCGGCCGGAGCGCGCTACGACCTTGCGAAGGCCCTTGCCGATGCCGGAAGGCACGAGGAGGCGATAGAGGAGTACAAGAAGGCGCTCAACCTCGACCGCAAGTTTGAGAGGGCACACATGGGCATGGGCCTCTCCTACGAGGAGCTCGGCCTGTTCGACGACGCGATCAAGGCGTACCGTGAGGCGCTGCGGACGAATTCCGGCAACGCCGAGGCGCAATATCGCATGGGTGTCTCGCTGGCCAACCTCGGCCGGGACAAGGAGGCGATCTCCTACTTCGCCCGGGCCATAACCATGGACCCCACCTACGCTGGCAGACCCAGCGCCCCGGAGACAGCGGCGAGGGGCACGCCGGAATCGAGGCCCGGGGATACCGGCGAAGCGGCAGCCCCGGAGGCGGGCCCCGAGGCCCCGCCGCCTGAAGCGGAGACCGAAGGGGAGGAGGAGACAGCACCCCCCGTCACGGGCAGGCTTGAGGACGAGTTCGCGATGCCGAAAGATGTGATGGACCAGTTCGGAGAGTCGATCCTCTACAGCTCCGATTCAGCGGCGGTGAACATCGGGCTCGGCACCCTGTTCAACTCCCTGGGACAATACCCGATGGCCATACAGTCGTTCGCAAAGGCGGTCGAGCTAGAGCCCGCAAACGCGGCGGCCCACCTGGGGCTGGGGCTCGCCCACCTCGGCGCCGGCGACCGGCCCGCCGCGGTCGCGCAGTACAACATCCTCACGGCCCTGGACCCCGCGAGCGCGGCAAAACTCCTGGATGCGCTGAATAAATAA
- a CDS encoding electron transfer flavoprotein-ubiquinone oxidoreductase, translating to MHISFDAIFVGAGPASLAGALMLKRLAKSNPALSGISVAVIEKAPNLGDQSLSGATFDARALDELLPDFRDLDPPLGPRVRHESLSFLTERRRIPVPIVPPPMSNRGKYLMSLAEFVKWLGRQAEREGVEIFTGEAADELIFDSRGAVIGVRLKGKGFDKEGRPKQNALPPTDVGARVVVLGEGARGHLTKRLVAAKGLDAGCTPQGYAVGLKELWEVREDRFHKGTVINTMGWPLALDTFGGSFIYHVRDRLVAVGLVVGLDYRRGSIHPFELLQRLKEHPYVSRTLEGGRLVSYGAKTIAEGGWFAMPRPYGDGFIIAGEAAGILDAMKLKGIDLAMKSGMCAAETICEALAADDPSESMLSSYEARLKKSWVGKAMWRARNFHQGFHRGLIPGMIHAALQFVTCGRGIVRRFRVAEDALCMRKMSGRGGDSPAEFKPDNRITFDKLTCVFASGTKHEEDQPCHLKIEDISICNGICRTEYGNPCQRFCPANVFEMVEEADGVKRLHLNPANCLHCKTCDVKDPYRIVTWTPPEGGGGPNYKGM from the coding sequence ATGCACATCTCGTTCGACGCGATATTCGTTGGCGCAGGCCCCGCCTCGCTCGCCGGGGCGCTCATGCTCAAGAGGCTGGCGAAATCCAATCCGGCGCTCTCCGGCATATCGGTGGCCGTGATCGAGAAGGCGCCGAACCTCGGCGACCAGAGCCTCTCCGGCGCCACATTCGACGCGCGCGCCCTCGATGAGCTCCTGCCTGACTTTCGCGACCTCGATCCCCCGCTCGGCCCCAGGGTCAGGCACGAGTCTCTCTCGTTTCTCACCGAGCGCCGCCGGATCCCGGTGCCCATCGTCCCCCCTCCCATGTCCAACCGCGGCAAGTACCTGATGTCGCTCGCGGAGTTCGTGAAGTGGCTTGGAAGGCAGGCGGAGCGCGAGGGGGTGGAGATCTTCACGGGGGAGGCGGCCGACGAGCTGATCTTCGACTCGCGCGGCGCGGTCATAGGCGTGAGGCTCAAGGGCAAGGGGTTCGACAAGGAGGGCCGCCCGAAGCAAAACGCCCTGCCGCCGACCGACGTGGGGGCCAGGGTCGTGGTGCTTGGAGAGGGGGCGCGCGGGCATCTCACCAAGCGGCTCGTCGCCGCAAAGGGGCTCGACGCAGGCTGCACCCCGCAGGGTTACGCGGTGGGGCTCAAGGAGCTCTGGGAGGTCCGAGAGGATCGTTTCCACAAGGGCACGGTCATAAACACCATGGGCTGGCCGCTCGCACTCGACACCTTCGGCGGCAGCTTCATCTACCACGTTCGCGACAGGCTCGTCGCGGTGGGGCTGGTGGTCGGGCTCGACTACAGGAGGGGCTCCATCCACCCGTTCGAGCTCCTGCAGCGCCTCAAGGAGCATCCGTACGTCTCGCGCACGCTCGAGGGGGGGAGGCTCGTCTCGTACGGCGCGAAGACGATCGCGGAGGGCGGGTGGTTCGCCATGCCGCGCCCGTACGGCGACGGTTTCATAATCGCGGGCGAGGCGGCGGGGATACTCGACGCCATGAAGCTCAAGGGGATCGACCTCGCGATGAAGTCGGGGATGTGCGCCGCGGAGACGATCTGCGAGGCGCTGGCCGCCGACGACCCCTCGGAGTCGATGCTCTCCTCGTACGAGGCCAGGCTCAAGAAGAGCTGGGTGGGAAAGGCGATGTGGCGCGCCCGCAACTTCCACCAGGGCTTTCACCGCGGGCTGATACCGGGCATGATCCACGCCGCGCTCCAGTTCGTCACCTGCGGGAGGGGGATCGTCCGCCGCTTCAGGGTGGCGGAGGACGCGCTCTGCATGCGCAAGATGTCGGGCAGAGGGGGCGATTCGCCCGCTGAGTTCAAGCCGGACAACAGGATCACCTTCGACAAGCTGACCTGCGTCTTCGCCTCCGGCACCAAGCACGAGGAGGACCAGCCCTGCCACCTGAAGATAGAGGACATCTCCATCTGCAACGGGATATGCAGGACCGAGTACGGAAACCCCTGCCAGCGGTTCTGCCCCGCCAACGTCTTCGAGATGGTGGAGGAGGCGGACGGCGTAAAGAGGCTGCACCTCAATCCGGCCAACTGCCTGCACTGCAAGACCTGCGACGTGAAGGACCCCTACAGGATAGTCACCTGGACCCCGCCCGAGGGCGGCGGCGGGCCCAACTACAAGGGGATGTGA
- a CDS encoding electron transfer flavoprotein subunit beta/FixA family protein, with the protein MEIVVCVKQVPDTTDVKVDPQTKTLVRDGVRAVLNPFDAFAIEEGLRIKERFGSGRVTVITMGPPQARAALEEALAMGADDAALISHRAFAGSDTLATSYALSQAIKRIGKFDIVVCGKQAADGDTAQVGPGIAVRLGIPQIIFVNRIAEISKERIVAWRITEEGHEVVETRLPCLISVVKEANVPRYASFSGKVRARRAQIPVWGPEDIGCDEAAIGLDGSPTWVDRIFAPAHREGARPVPATDENIGKAVRALAPDLSEIWASRS; encoded by the coding sequence ATGGAGATCGTGGTCTGCGTGAAACAGGTGCCCGACACCACCGACGTGAAGGTCGATCCGCAGACCAAGACGCTGGTGCGCGACGGCGTCCGCGCCGTGCTCAACCCCTTCGACGCCTTCGCGATAGAGGAGGGGCTGCGCATCAAGGAGAGGTTCGGCAGCGGCAGGGTGACCGTCATCACGATGGGACCGCCGCAGGCGCGGGCCGCGCTGGAGGAGGCGCTGGCCATGGGCGCCGACGACGCGGCGCTGATCTCGCACCGCGCCTTCGCGGGCAGCGACACGTTGGCGACGAGCTACGCGCTCTCCCAGGCGATCAAGAGGATCGGCAAGTTCGACATCGTGGTCTGCGGCAAGCAGGCGGCGGACGGCGACACCGCGCAGGTGGGGCCGGGCATAGCGGTGAGGCTCGGAATCCCGCAGATAATCTTCGTGAACAGGATAGCCGAGATATCGAAGGAGCGGATCGTTGCCTGGCGCATCACCGAGGAGGGCCACGAGGTGGTGGAGACGCGGCTGCCCTGCCTCATATCGGTCGTGAAGGAGGCGAACGTCCCGCGCTACGCCTCCTTCTCCGGGAAGGTGAGGGCGCGCCGCGCGCAGATACCGGTCTGGGGGCCGGAGGACATCGGCTGCGACGAGGCGGCGATAGGCCTCGACGGCTCGCCCACCTGGGTGGACCGCATATTCGCGCCGGCCCACAGGGAAGGGGCGCGTCCTGTGCCGGCGACGGACGAGAACATAGGAAAGGCGGTCAGGGCCCTTGCGCCCGACCTCTCGGAGATATGGGCATCGAGGTCATAA
- a CDS encoding electron transfer flavoprotein subunit alpha, with the protein MGIEVIKAKCTGCGICVHECPVEAIEMHAGKAVIDYETCILCGACAKVCPVDAIVFDKPKVCDRASLSGHSGVWVYCERRAGSLHRVSFELLGCGRGLADACGCGLSAVVMGGGAASCAGLLFAHGADRVYAIDSPRLSAFRDDAYASALVWLVARHRPEVVLAGATAQGRSFIPRVAAMLGTGLTADCTKLSIDDDGNLVQVRPAFGGNIMAQIMCTCSRPQMATVRPHVMKILPSDPARKGELVEEHPPEKVLSSDIEIVRTVMELKGAGNIADAEIVVAGGRGLGKREDFRLVRDLAEVLGAAVGASRTVVDEGWVPYAHQVGQTGRTVCPKLYIAIGISGAIQHLVGMQTSEKILAINSDPNAPIFRIADYGLVGDLFEVVPKLTAEFSRLRGK; encoded by the coding sequence ATGGGCATCGAGGTCATAAAGGCGAAGTGCACCGGCTGCGGCATCTGCGTGCACGAGTGCCCGGTCGAGGCCATTGAGATGCACGCCGGCAAGGCGGTCATCGACTACGAGACCTGCATCCTCTGCGGGGCCTGCGCGAAGGTCTGCCCGGTCGACGCGATCGTCTTCGACAAGCCGAAGGTCTGCGACCGCGCCAGCCTCTCGGGCCACAGCGGGGTGTGGGTCTACTGCGAGCGCAGGGCCGGCAGCCTGCACCGCGTCTCGTTCGAGCTGCTCGGCTGCGGCCGGGGGCTCGCCGACGCGTGCGGGTGCGGCCTTTCCGCCGTCGTGATGGGGGGAGGCGCCGCCTCGTGTGCCGGCCTGCTGTTCGCTCACGGCGCGGACAGGGTCTACGCGATCGATTCGCCCAGGCTCTCGGCATTCCGCGACGACGCATACGCGTCTGCGCTGGTCTGGCTGGTGGCGCGCCACAGGCCGGAGGTCGTGCTGGCGGGGGCCACGGCTCAGGGTCGCTCGTTCATACCCAGGGTGGCGGCGATGCTCGGCACAGGGTTGACCGCCGACTGCACGAAGCTCTCGATAGACGACGACGGCAACCTCGTCCAGGTCCGCCCGGCGTTCGGCGGCAACATCATGGCGCAGATCATGTGCACGTGCTCACGTCCGCAGATGGCTACGGTGAGGCCCCACGTGATGAAGATCCTGCCCTCCGATCCTGCGAGAAAAGGCGAGCTCGTCGAGGAGCATCCCCCTGAGAAGGTCCTCTCATCCGACATCGAAATCGTCAGGACCGTGATGGAGCTCAAGGGTGCCGGGAACATAGCTGATGCGGAGATCGTCGTGGCCGGCGGCAGGGGGCTCGGAAAGCGTGAGGACTTCAGGCTCGTCCGCGACCTGGCGGAGGTCCTGGGGGCCGCTGTCGGAGCCTCGCGCACCGTGGTCGACGAGGGCTGGGTTCCATACGCGCACCAGGTGGGCCAGACCGGCCGCACGGTCTGCCCGAAGCTCTACATCGCGATCGGCATCTCCGGCGCGATCCAGCATCTGGTGGGCATGCAGACCTCGGAAAAGATTCTCGCGATCAACTCCGATCCCAACGCCCCGATCTTCCGCATCGCGGACTACGGATTGGTGGGGGATCTGTTTGAGGTAGTGCCTAAACTAACTGCGGAATTTAGCAGGCTCAGAGGAAAATAA